Proteins encoded within one genomic window of Macaca fascicularis isolate 582-1 chromosome 16, T2T-MFA8v1.1:
- the GPS2 gene encoding G protein pathway suppressor 2, which produces MPALLERPKLSNAMARALHRHIMMERERKRQEEEEVDKMMEQKMKEEQERRKKKEMEERMSLEETKEQILKLEEKLLALQEEKHQLFLQLKKVLHEEEKRRRKEQSDLTTLTSAAYQQSLTVHTGTHLLSMQGSPGGHNRPGTLMAADRAKQMFGPQVLTTRHYVGSAAAFAGTPEHGQFQGSPGGAYGTAQPPPHYGPTQPAYSPSQQLRAPSAFPAVQYLSQPQPQPYAVHGHFQPTQTGFLQPGGALSLQKQMEHANQQTGFSDSSSLRPMHPQALHPAPGLLASPQLPVQMQPAGKSGFAATSQPGPRLPFIQHSQNPRFYHK; this is translated from the exons G AGGAAGAAGAGGTGGATAAGATGATGGaacagaagatgaaggaagaacaggagagaaggaagaaaaaggagatgGAAGAGAGAATGTCACTAGAGGAGACCAAGGAACAA ATTCTGAAGTTGGAGGAGAAGCTTTTGGCCCTACAGGAAGAGAAGCATCAGCTTTTCCTGCAGCTCAAGAAAGTTTTACATGAGGAAGAAAAACGGAGGCGAAAGGAACAGAG TGACCTGACCACCCTGACATCAGCTGCATACCAGCAGAGCCTGACTGTCCACACAGGAACTCATCTCCTCAGCATGCAGG GGAGCCCTGGAGGACACAATCGCCCAGGCACCCTCATGGCAGCTGACAGAGCCAAACAAATGTTTGGACCCCAAGTGCTTACG ACCCGGCACTATGTGGGCTCAGCAGCTGCTTTTGCGGGGACACCAGAGCATGGACAATTCCAAGGCAGTCCTGGTGGTGCCTATGGGACTGCTCAGCCCCCACCTCACTATGGGCCCACACAGCCAGCTTATAGTCCTAGTCAGCAGCTCAGAG cTCCTTCAGCATTCCCTGCAGTGCAGTACCTAtctcagccacagccacagccctATGCCGTGCACGGCCACTTTCAGCCCACTCAGACAG GTTTCCTCCAGCCTGGTGGTGCCCTGTCCTTGCAAAAGCAGATGGAACATGCTAACCAGCAGACTGGCTTCTCCGACTCA TCCTCTCTGCGCCCCATGCACCCCCAGGCTCTGCATCCAGCCCCTGGACTCCTTGCTTCCCCACAGCTCCCTGTGCAGATGCAACCAGCAGGAAAG TCGGGCTTTGCAGCTACCAGCCAACCTGGCCCTCGGCTCCCCTTCATCCAACACAGCCAGAACCCGCGATTCTACCACAAGTGA